Within the Borrelia miyamotoi genome, the region ATCTATTAATTTTAGCTAAAGAAAGAACTTTAATTTGTCCCTCCTTTAAATTATCTAATTTAATATTACCTATTCTAATTCTGTGAATTTTCTTCAAAAAAATATTCTTACTTAAAAAAACTTTCCTAATTTCCCTATTTTTACCTTCCGTTAAAACCAACCTAACAGAACTATCACCAAGCATTACATAAGATTTTAACTTAAAAATTTCCCTTTCTATCTTTACTCCACGTTTAAAATTAATAAGCAAATCCTCATTAATAGCCTTTTTTGACTCAACAATATACTCTTTCTCAACTTCCCTCATTGGATGCAAAATACCATTTGCAAACCAGCCATCATTAGTGAAAAGTAAAAGCCCAGAACTTTTAAAATCAAGTCTACCAACTGAGAATAAACGTTCCTTAAACAAAGGTTGGACTAAAGATATTGCCAACTTTCTTCCATTTGGATCAAAATTAGAACACAAATAATTTTTAGGCTTATGCAGCGCTATATAAATCTTACTCTCAATTTTGGAAACTCTCCTAAAAACAAATATCTGATCCTTACACTTTACCCTATCACCTAAGAACACTTTATCCCCAAGCTTCGCAAAACTGCCATTTATTCTGACAAGATTTTTTCTTATGAGATCTTCACAAAATCTTCTAGAGCCTATACCCTTATCTGCTAAAAAAACATGAACCCTAAGCCCTTTGCTGTTCATATTTATCAATACTTCTTCCCTTTCTTAAAACTAGCTTACCATCCACATAAACTATGTCTATAACATCTAACATTTTATATTCAAGGACAACTAAGAAATAACAAAATCGGTCAAAAAAATAACACTTATCACCAGGGTCCAACAAAAACTCAAAAATAAAATTATCTTCCTTAGCTAAAATAGAAATAACTCTTGTTTTTTTATCTAAAATTCTAGCATCATATGTACCTAAAATAACATTAGACCTTTTAGTATTACATAAAATATCATCGTTCTTTTTGCTTATCCTTGATGACCTCCTGACTCTACACTTAAAGGCTTTAATTTCAGATACACAACTCTGAAGACTATCCACACTTTCCACAAAGAAACTATTTTTGCGAAAAAAAGGAACCTTAGATGCACTTAAATACACACCATCTTTCAAATTCTGACTCTTGGCCTTAAATTTCTCATACTTTTCACTAAAACTTATTAATTTCCTCACTACTGCCCTTTCAACTAGCTTTTTATCTCTTAACTTTACTGGATAAAAAATTTGTGTCTTTAAATAAAGCAAACTAGTCGCAAA harbors:
- a CDS encoding pseudouridine synthase — its product is MNSKGLRVHVFLADKGIGSRRFCEDLIRKNLVRINGSFAKLGDKVFLGDRVKCKDQIFVFRRVSKIESKIYIALHKPKNYLCSNFDPNGRKLAISLVQPLFKERLFSVGRLDFKSSGLLLFTNDGWFANGILHPMREVEKEYIVESKKAINEDLLINFKRGVKIEREIFKLKSYVMLGDSSVRLVLTEGKNREIRKVFLSKNIFLKKIHRIRIGNIKLDNLKEGQIKVLSLAKINRLKAQLLGGVLSDNSN